One Halomonas sp. M4R1S46 genomic window carries:
- a CDS encoding DUF72 domain-containing protein produces the protein MPPPLHLGLPMWANPDWRGGLYPPHGGGDGHLADYARVFSAVEGNTTFYSGAPRPETVAAWSRQAPSAFRFCFKLPASLTHERRLVGVAADLEAFLATLAPLRDRLGPVMIQLPRDFGADELPRLDAVLSRWPRAIPCAVEVRHSDFFHKGAAETALNRLLISHGVNRVMLDVRPLFSTPAGDHPGMRQAQGEKPKRPLHVLSTANHPVVRFIGHVDAAINIRYFAPWIERLSLWIKRGKTPFLLVHTADNRQAPELARRLYRDLALRADLPALPAFPGERQTRLF, from the coding sequence ATCCCGCCGCCCCTGCACCTGGGCCTGCCCATGTGGGCCAATCCCGACTGGCGCGGCGGCCTCTACCCGCCGCACGGGGGCGGCGACGGACACCTGGCCGACTATGCTCGGGTGTTCTCCGCCGTGGAAGGCAATACCACCTTCTACAGCGGGGCCCCGCGGCCGGAGACCGTGGCCGCCTGGTCACGCCAGGCGCCCTCGGCCTTCCGCTTCTGCTTCAAGCTGCCGGCGAGCCTGACCCACGAGCGCCGCCTGGTCGGGGTGGCCGCGGATCTCGAGGCGTTCCTGGCGACCCTGGCCCCCCTGCGGGATCGCCTGGGCCCGGTGATGATCCAGTTGCCCCGCGACTTCGGCGCCGACGAGCTGCCACGGTTGGACGCCGTGCTGTCCCGCTGGCCGAGGGCGATTCCCTGTGCCGTGGAGGTACGCCACAGCGATTTTTTCCACAAGGGCGCGGCCGAGACGGCTCTCAACAGGTTGTTGATAAGTCATGGCGTGAACCGCGTCATGCTCGACGTCCGCCCGCTGTTCTCCACACCGGCCGGCGACCACCCCGGCATGCGTCAGGCCCAGGGGGAAAAGCCGAAACGTCCATTACACGTGCTTTCCACGGCGAATCATCCGGTGGTGCGTTTCATCGGGCATGTTGACGCGGCGATCAACATCCGCTATTTCGCCCCCTGGATCGAGCGCCTCTCCCTGTGGATAAAACGGGGGAAAACCCCTTTCCTCCTTGTGCATACCGCCGACAACCGTCAGGCGCCCGAACTGGCTCGGCGGCTCTACCGGGACCTGGCGCTCCGGGCCGACCTTCCTGCCTTGCCGGCCTTCCCCGGGGAGCGGCAGACGCGGCTGTTCTGA
- the glmS gene encoding glutamine--fructose-6-phosphate transaminase (isomerizing), whose translation MCGIVGAVAQRNVQGILLEGLKRLEYRGYDSAGMAIRADDGRLQRRRALGKVAALEDKLAAAPLAGHSGIAHTRWATHGRPSEANAHPHQSGERLAVVHNGIIENHEALRHELEADGYTFASETDTEVVAHLLEREARQGDLLGAVQRVLARLDGAYALGVIHADEPDVVIGARKGSPLVVGVGIEEAFLASDPLALLRVTDRFIYLEEGDVVRLAAGGEITILDAMGTPVTREIQTFEHGDGAASKGEYRHFMLKEIHEQPAVIAAALEGRLGDRSVLVESFGPEAETLFAGVRQLHLVACGTSYHAGLVARYWLERYAGVPVQVEVASEYRYRQVVVPEGTLFVTLSQSGETADTLAALRFAKDRGYLGSLAICNVPGSSLVRESDLTLMTRAGPEIGVASTKAFTTQLTALMLLTLALGRVRGQDPDEQAGLVEALRGLPGLVRRVLSLDPAIEALSTAFGEKHHALFLGRGAHFPIALEGALKLKEISYIHAEAYPAGELKHGPLALVDSEMPVISVAPNDELLDKLKSNLQEVRARGGELFVFADAEVGLAEEEGVHVLRLPHVHEALAPILYTLPLQLLSYHVAVLKGTDVDQPRNLAKSVTVE comes from the coding sequence ATGTGTGGAATCGTCGGCGCTGTCGCCCAGCGCAACGTCCAGGGCATCCTGCTCGAGGGCCTCAAGCGCCTGGAATATCGCGGCTATGACTCGGCGGGCATGGCCATCCGGGCCGACGACGGCCGGTTGCAGCGCCGCCGCGCCCTGGGCAAGGTGGCGGCCCTGGAGGACAAGCTCGCGGCGGCCCCCCTGGCCGGCCACAGCGGCATCGCCCACACCCGCTGGGCGACCCATGGCCGGCCCAGCGAGGCCAATGCCCACCCCCACCAGTCCGGGGAGCGCCTGGCGGTGGTGCACAACGGCATCATCGAGAACCACGAGGCCCTGCGCCACGAGCTCGAGGCCGACGGCTACACCTTCGCCTCCGAGACCGATACCGAGGTCGTGGCGCACCTGCTCGAGCGCGAGGCGCGTCAGGGCGACCTGCTCGGCGCGGTGCAGCGGGTGCTGGCGCGCCTCGACGGGGCCTATGCCCTGGGCGTGATCCATGCCGACGAGCCGGATGTGGTGATCGGGGCGCGCAAGGGCAGCCCGCTGGTGGTGGGCGTGGGAATCGAGGAGGCCTTCCTGGCCTCCGATCCCCTGGCCCTGCTGCGCGTCACCGACCGTTTCATCTACCTGGAGGAGGGCGACGTGGTGCGCCTCGCCGCCGGCGGGGAGATCACCATCCTCGATGCCATGGGGACCCCGGTGACCCGGGAGATCCAGACCTTCGAGCACGGTGATGGCGCCGCCAGCAAGGGCGAGTATCGCCACTTCATGCTCAAGGAGATCCACGAGCAGCCGGCGGTGATCGCCGCGGCCCTGGAAGGGCGCCTGGGCGATCGCAGCGTGCTGGTGGAGAGCTTCGGGCCCGAGGCCGAGACGCTGTTCGCGGGCGTCAGGCAGCTCCACCTGGTGGCCTGCGGGACCAGCTACCATGCCGGCCTGGTGGCGCGCTACTGGCTGGAGCGCTATGCGGGGGTCCCCGTGCAGGTGGAGGTGGCCTCGGAGTACCGCTACCGCCAGGTGGTGGTCCCCGAGGGCACGCTCTTCGTCACCCTGTCCCAGTCCGGCGAGACCGCCGACACCCTGGCGGCCCTGCGCTTCGCCAAGGACCGCGGGTACCTGGGCAGCCTGGCGATCTGCAACGTCCCGGGCAGCTCCCTGGTGCGGGAATCCGACCTGACGCTGATGACCCGGGCGGGGCCGGAGATCGGGGTGGCCTCGACCAAGGCCTTCACCACCCAGCTGACCGCGCTGATGCTGCTCACCCTGGCGTTGGGCCGGGTACGCGGCCAGGACCCCGACGAGCAGGCCGGCCTGGTCGAGGCCCTGCGTGGCCTGCCCGGGTTGGTACGGCGCGTGCTGTCCCTGGACCCGGCCATCGAGGCGCTGTCCACGGCCTTCGGCGAGAAGCACCATGCCCTCTTCCTCGGCCGCGGCGCGCACTTCCCCATCGCCCTGGAGGGGGCCCTGAAGCTCAAGGAAATCTCCTACATCCATGCCGAGGCCTATCCGGCCGGCGAACTCAAGCACGGGCCGCTGGCCCTGGTCGACAGCGAGATGCCGGTGATCTCGGTGGCGCCCAACGACGAGCTGCTCGACAAGCTCAAGTCCAACCTCCAGGAGGTGCGGGCGCGGGGCGGCGAGCTGTTCGTCTTCGCCGACGCCGAGGTGGGCCTGGCGGAGGAGGAGGGGGTCCATGTGCTGCGTCTGCCCCATGTGCACGAGGCGCTGGCGCCGATCCTCTATACCCTGCCGCTGCAGCTGCTCTCCTATCACGTGGCGGTGCTCAAGGGCACCGACGTGGATCAGCCGCGCAACCTGGCCAAGTCCGTGACGGTGGAGTGA
- a CDS encoding sodium-dependent transporter, whose product MSIKQHQHAHWSSRLAFILAATGSAVGLGNIWKFPYMVGESGGAAFVLVYLLCIGLIGLPILVAEWLIGRRGQNNPANAMADLARAAGRPRVWVLVGISGILGAFLILSFYSVIGGWSLYYTLNSVTGAFSGQDADGIGALFNAMLASPGLLLAGHSVFMLLVIGIVARGVTKGLEGAVRTLMPALGVLMVVLVGYGMTTGHFGQALVYLFNPDWSALSGETVLAALGHAFFTLSLGMGIMMAYGSYLGREVDLLKTARTVVIMDTVIALGAGLAIFPIVFANDLDLASGPGLIFVTLPLAFGQMGGGIIVGLMFFLLLTFAALTSAISLLEPVVEFVEERTPLSRVASTLVAGVAAWGLGIAALLSFNLWSDPVLFGLNVFDLLDKLTSKFMLPLTGLGVILFTAWQLDRHEVARELGLSGTAASLWHLVTRFIAPIGVAVVFISSL is encoded by the coding sequence ATGTCCATCAAGCAACATCAACATGCGCACTGGTCGTCCCGGCTGGCCTTCATCCTCGCGGCGACGGGGTCCGCGGTCGGCCTGGGCAATATCTGGAAGTTTCCCTACATGGTGGGGGAGAGCGGCGGGGCGGCCTTCGTGCTGGTCTACCTGCTGTGCATCGGCCTGATCGGCCTGCCGATCCTGGTGGCCGAATGGCTGATCGGCCGCCGCGGCCAGAACAACCCGGCGAACGCCATGGCCGACCTGGCCAGGGCCGCCGGCCGTCCGCGGGTCTGGGTGCTGGTCGGCATCAGCGGGATCCTCGGCGCCTTCCTGATCCTCTCCTTCTACAGCGTGATCGGCGGCTGGTCGCTGTACTACACCCTGAACTCGGTCACCGGCGCCTTCAGCGGCCAGGACGCCGACGGCATCGGCGCGCTGTTCAACGCCATGCTGGCGAGTCCCGGCCTGCTGCTGGCCGGTCACTCGGTGTTCATGCTGCTGGTCATCGGCATCGTGGCCCGCGGCGTGACCAAGGGCCTGGAAGGCGCCGTGCGCACCCTGATGCCGGCGCTGGGCGTGCTGATGGTGGTGCTGGTCGGCTACGGCATGACCACCGGCCACTTCGGCCAGGCACTGGTCTACCTGTTCAACCCGGACTGGAGCGCCCTGTCCGGCGAGACCGTCCTGGCGGCCCTGGGGCATGCCTTCTTCACGCTGTCGCTGGGCATGGGCATCATGATGGCCTATGGCTCCTACCTGGGCCGGGAGGTCGACCTGCTCAAGACCGCCCGCACCGTGGTGATCATGGACACCGTCATCGCCCTGGGGGCCGGCCTGGCGATCTTCCCCATCGTCTTCGCCAATGATCTCGACCTGGCCTCCGGCCCGGGCCTGATCTTCGTCACCCTGCCGCTGGCCTTCGGCCAGATGGGCGGCGGCATCATCGTCGGCCTGATGTTCTTCCTGCTGCTGACCTTCGCCGCCCTGACCTCGGCCATCTCGCTGCTCGAGCCGGTGGTGGAGTTCGTCGAGGAGCGCACCCCGCTGTCCCGCGTGGCCTCCACCCTGGTGGCCGGCGTGGCCGCCTGGGGGCTGGGCATCGCGGCGCTGCTGTCGTTCAACCTGTGGAGCGACCCGGTGCTGTTCGGCCTGAACGTCTTCGACCTGCTCGACAAGCTGACCAGCAAGTTCATGCTGCCGCTGACCGGGCTGGGGGTGATCCTGTTCACCGCCTGGCAGCTGGATCGCCATGAGGTGGCCAGGGAACTGGGACTGTCGGGCACCGCTGCGAGCCTCTGGCACCTGGTGACCCGCTTCATCGCCCCCATCGGCGTGGCGGTGGTGTTTATCTCCAGCCTGTAA
- a CDS encoding undecaprenyl-diphosphate phosphatase: protein MDWLQIVLLSFIQGLTEFLPISSSAHLILLPVLTDWSDQGLAFDVALHLGSLAAVVLYFRHELVAMVGSWGRSVAGRGTDEDARLAWWVILATVPVGLAGLAFKDSIEVVMRSPLVLAGGLIVFGLLLGYADWRHRGVRNEYHMLWRDALWIGLAQALALIPGTSRSGITMTAALLLGLNREAAARFSFLLSIPVIVLAGGLEALSLAESAVPVAWLDLAAGTLLSGISAYLCIHFFLVFIKRIGMQPFVVYRLILGGALIWLFG from the coding sequence ATGGATTGGTTACAGATTGTCCTGCTGTCTTTCATCCAGGGGCTGACCGAGTTCCTGCCGATCTCCAGTTCCGCTCATCTGATCCTGCTGCCGGTGTTGACCGACTGGTCCGACCAGGGCCTGGCCTTCGACGTGGCCCTGCACCTGGGCAGCCTCGCCGCGGTGGTCCTCTATTTCCGCCACGAACTGGTCGCCATGGTCGGCAGCTGGGGGCGCAGCGTGGCGGGGCGCGGCACCGACGAGGATGCCCGCCTGGCCTGGTGGGTGATCCTGGCGACCGTGCCGGTGGGCCTGGCGGGGCTCGCCTTCAAGGACAGCATCGAGGTGGTGATGCGCTCGCCGCTGGTGCTCGCCGGCGGGCTGATCGTCTTCGGCCTGCTGCTCGGCTATGCCGACTGGCGGCACCGCGGGGTGCGCAACGAGTATCACATGCTCTGGCGCGATGCCCTGTGGATCGGCCTGGCCCAGGCCCTGGCGTTGATTCCGGGGACCTCGCGGTCGGGCATCACCATGACCGCGGCGCTGCTGCTGGGCCTGAACCGCGAGGCCGCGGCGCGCTTCTCCTTCCTGCTGTCGATCCCGGTGATCGTGCTGGCGGGGGGGCTGGAGGCGCTGAGCCTCGCCGAATCGGCCGTCCCGGTGGCCTGGCTCGACCTGGCGGCGGGGACGCTGCTGTCCGGCATCAGTGCCTATCTGTGCATCCACTTCTTCCTGGTGTTCATCAAGCGGATCGGCATGCAGCCCTTCGTGGTCTATCGGCTCATTCTCGGGGGCGCCCTGATCTGGCTGTTCGGCTGA
- the mgtE gene encoding magnesium transporter: MPLDDSLTPHKTTLLAALEADDRARLDAQLPELRSADIAEILQDLLEDDDVLRGRALLDCLPLERRASVIGHLHAEEQLVIAEAMGDDVLLAVLEEMGADERTDLFKVLGEDRREALLRRMARQEREDLKRLASYEEGTAGALMTSDYVAIPAGMTVSRAMMRVRQTAPDAETVYQLYVIDPEGRLAGTMSLRQLMVARPGARVDELMIRDVIHATVDTPQEEVARIVARYDLLALPVVDEGRRLVGIVTHDDAMDVVESEATEDIHKGMSIGQLEDGVGRVPLASLYRKRVTWLVLLVFGNLFSGAGIAYFEDTIAAQVALVFFLPLLIGSGGNAGAQAATLMVRGMATGDVGVKDWGKLLGRELLVAGSLGLTMALAVAPIGVIRAGETVALVVAVSMIAIVLFGSLLGMCLPFVLDRLGWDPATASAPLVTTLIDASGVLIYFGFATLMLTAG, from the coding sequence ATGCCACTCGATGATTCCCTGACCCCACACAAGACCACACTGCTGGCCGCCCTGGAGGCGGACGACCGCGCGCGTCTCGATGCCCAGCTGCCCGAGTTGCGCTCCGCCGACATCGCCGAGATCCTCCAGGACCTGTTGGAGGACGACGACGTGCTGCGCGGGCGCGCCCTGCTGGATTGCCTGCCCCTGGAGCGGCGGGCCAGCGTGATCGGCCACCTGCACGCCGAGGAGCAGCTCGTCATCGCCGAGGCCATGGGCGATGACGTGCTGCTGGCGGTACTGGAGGAGATGGGCGCTGACGAGCGCACCGACCTGTTCAAGGTGCTCGGCGAGGACCGTCGCGAGGCGCTGCTGCGGCGCATGGCACGCCAGGAGCGCGAGGACCTCAAGCGCCTGGCCAGCTACGAGGAGGGCACCGCCGGGGCGCTGATGACCTCCGACTATGTGGCCATCCCCGCCGGCATGACGGTGTCCCGGGCGATGATGCGGGTGCGCCAGACGGCGCCGGATGCCGAGACCGTCTACCAGCTGTACGTGATCGATCCCGAGGGTCGGCTGGCGGGCACCATGTCGCTACGCCAGTTGATGGTGGCGCGGCCGGGGGCCCGGGTCGACGAGCTGATGATCCGCGACGTCATCCATGCCACGGTGGACACGCCCCAGGAGGAGGTGGCGCGGATCGTCGCCCGCTACGATCTGCTGGCGCTGCCGGTGGTCGACGAGGGCCGTCGCCTGGTGGGCATCGTCACCCACGACGATGCCATGGACGTGGTGGAGTCCGAGGCCACCGAGGATATCCACAAGGGGATGTCCATCGGCCAACTGGAGGATGGCGTCGGGCGGGTGCCGCTCGCCAGCCTGTACCGCAAGCGGGTCACCTGGCTGGTATTGCTGGTGTTCGGCAACCTGTTCTCCGGCGCCGGCATCGCCTACTTCGAGGACACCATCGCCGCGCAGGTGGCGCTGGTGTTCTTCCTGCCGCTGCTGATCGGCAGCGGCGGCAACGCCGGCGCCCAGGCCGCCACCCTGATGGTGCGCGGCATGGCCACCGGCGACGTCGGCGTCAAGGACTGGGGCAAGCTGCTGGGGCGGGAACTGCTGGTGGCCGGCTCGCTGGGCCTGACCATGGCGCTGGCCGTGGCGCCCATCGGGGTGATCCGGGCCGGCGAGACGGTGGCCCTGGTGGTGGCGGTGAGCATGATCGCCATCGTGCTGTTCGGCAGCCTGCTCGGCATGTGCCTGCCCTTCGTGCTCGACCGCCTGGGCTGGGACCCGGCCACCGCCTCGGCGCCGCTGGTGACCACCCTGATCGACGCCTCGGGCGTGCTGATCTACTTCGGCTTCGCCACCCTGATGCTTACCGCCGGCTAG
- a CDS encoding PA3496 family putative envelope integrity protein translates to MRNVERLTSVKSELLDIFMSMEVAEHEQRSRTAAQRNLRARRGIELHEEFKRLSQDIADLPEDEASEDEMH, encoded by the coding sequence ATGCGCAATGTCGAACGGTTAACCTCCGTCAAGAGCGAACTTCTCGACATCTTCATGAGCATGGAAGTCGCCGAACACGAACAGCGCTCCCGCACCGCGGCGCAGCGCAACCTGCGGGCCCGGCGGGGCATCGAGCTCCATGAGGAGTTCAAGCGCCTCAGCCAGGACATCGCCGACCTGCCGGAGGACGAGGCGAGCGAGGACGAGATGCACTGA
- a CDS encoding F0F1 ATP synthase subunit epsilon codes for MTKSFKCEIVSAEASIFSGNAEQVVAAGRMGDLGILAGHTPLLTELAPGPVRIVLGGGDEDHFYVSGGFLEVQPDVVTVLADTAIRADDLDEAAAEEARQHALKAMDEKSAEMDYTRAAAELAEAMAQLRTIQQLRRKVGRS; via the coding sequence ATGACGAAAAGCTTCAAGTGCGAGATCGTCAGCGCCGAGGCGTCGATCTTCTCCGGCAACGCCGAGCAGGTCGTGGCGGCCGGGCGCATGGGGGATCTCGGGATCCTGGCCGGTCACACGCCGCTGCTCACCGAGCTGGCGCCCGGTCCGGTCCGTATCGTCCTGGGGGGAGGTGACGAGGATCACTTCTACGTCTCGGGCGGCTTCCTCGAGGTGCAGCCCGACGTCGTCACCGTGCTGGCCGATACGGCCATCCGCGCCGATGACCTCGACGAGGCCGCCGCCGAGGAGGCTCGCCAGCACGCGCTCAAGGCGATGGACGAGAAGTCCGCGGAGATGGACTATACCCGTGCCGCGGCCGAGCTGGCCGAGGCCATGGCCCAACTGCGCACCATCCAGCAGCTGCGCCGCAAGGTGGGCCGGAGCTGA
- the glmU gene encoding bifunctional UDP-N-acetylglucosamine diphosphorylase/glucosamine-1-phosphate N-acetyltransferase GlmU — MSLDVVILAAGQGTRMRSTLPKVLHRLAGKPMVRHVIDTARGLEAERTHVVVGHGAEHVREALADCRLRFALQAEQKGTGHAVAQTLDALGDGKVLVLYGDVPLIRRETLRGLLESVDEQHLGLLTVTLEEPDGYGRILRDEAGEAVAIVEHKDASEAERAVRECNTGIMAMTAAQLRRWLPRLSADNAQGEYYLTDIIAMAAAEGVKIATAQPARPLEVEGVNNRAQMARLERAHQADIAEALMAQGVALLDPSRLDVRGTLSCGHDVEIDVGCVFEGEVELGEGVRIGPHCVIRDSHIGAETVVEPHSVIEGAVAAGRNRIGPFARLRPGSRLAVGARVGNFVETKNAEVGEGSKINHLSYVGDARLGRDVNVGAGTITCNYDGANKHHTEIGDGAFIGSNTALVAPVSVGKGATVGAGSTLSRDVADNALAVSRARLITKDDWLRPVKHKDY, encoded by the coding sequence ATGAGCCTCGACGTGGTGATACTGGCGGCCGGGCAGGGCACCCGGATGCGTTCCACCCTGCCCAAGGTACTGCACCGCCTGGCGGGCAAGCCCATGGTGCGGCACGTGATCGACACGGCCCGGGGGCTCGAGGCCGAGCGTACCCATGTGGTGGTCGGCCATGGCGCCGAGCACGTGCGCGAGGCCCTGGCCGACTGCCGGCTGCGCTTCGCCCTGCAGGCCGAGCAGAAGGGCACCGGCCACGCCGTGGCCCAGACCCTCGATGCCCTCGGCGACGGCAAGGTGCTGGTGCTCTATGGCGATGTGCCGCTGATCCGCCGCGAGACCCTGCGCGGGCTGCTCGAGTCCGTCGACGAGCAGCACCTGGGCCTGCTCACCGTGACCCTCGAGGAGCCCGACGGCTATGGCCGCATCCTGCGCGATGAGGCCGGCGAGGCCGTGGCCATCGTCGAGCACAAGGATGCCTCGGAGGCCGAGCGTGCGGTACGCGAGTGCAACACCGGCATCATGGCCATGACCGCCGCCCAGCTGCGTCGCTGGCTGCCCCGGCTATCGGCCGACAATGCCCAGGGCGAATACTACCTCACCGACATCATCGCCATGGCCGCCGCCGAGGGCGTGAAGATCGCCACCGCCCAGCCGGCGCGCCCCCTGGAGGTCGAAGGCGTCAACAACCGCGCCCAGATGGCCCGTCTCGAGCGCGCCCACCAGGCGGATATCGCCGAGGCGCTGATGGCGCAAGGCGTGGCCCTGCTGGACCCCTCGCGTCTGGACGTGCGGGGCACCCTGAGCTGCGGGCACGACGTCGAGATCGATGTGGGCTGCGTGTTCGAGGGCGAGGTGGAACTCGGCGAGGGGGTGCGCATCGGGCCACATTGCGTGATTCGCGACAGCCATATCGGTGCCGAGACCGTGGTCGAGCCGCACAGCGTCATCGAGGGCGCCGTGGCCGCCGGGCGCAACCGCATCGGGCCCTTCGCCCGGCTGCGTCCCGGCTCGCGGCTGGCGGTGGGGGCACGGGTCGGCAACTTCGTCGAGACCAAGAACGCCGAGGTCGGCGAGGGCAGCAAGATCAACCACCTGAGCTATGTGGGCGATGCCCGGCTGGGGCGAGACGTCAACGTCGGTGCCGGCACCATCACCTGCAACTATGACGGCGCCAACAAGCACCACACCGAGATCGGCGACGGTGCCTTCATCGGCTCCAACACCGCCCTGGTGGCCCCGGTGAGCGTCGGCAAGGGCGCCACCGTGGGGGCCGGCTCGACCCTGAGCCGCGACGTGGCGGACAACGCCCTGGCGGTGAGCCGGGCGCGGCTGATCACCAAGGACGATTGGCTACGACCGGTCAAGCACAAGGACTACTGA
- a CDS encoding FAD:protein FMN transferase, with amino-acid sequence MSLPSHRLAMLLLLVVLLAGCSERTLESPVTLEGDIFGTYYQVTLADPITAERRAALEDGILAELESVDAAMSTYRDDAELVAFNQAPVGKWQTLSAPLIEVLSIAHRVGEASGGAFDVTVGGLVNLWSFGPEARPREVPEDALIEQRLAEVGMDTLEIDADQRRARRLKDVFVDLSGVAKGHATDRVAAYLAAQGIENYLVNIGGELAVAGHRDGEADPWRIGIEVPRDGRPQAQHVLPLHATSVATSGDYRNYFEEDGHRYSHTIDPRTGRPIQHRLASVTVVDASNARADAWATAMSVLGEDEGMALAREHDLAVLVLVRNEAGDGWMSLASPAFAARFGHDRLEEMGIEVADGAAGNVAASDVAAEAPEALE; translated from the coding sequence ATGTCACTCCCTTCCCATCGCCTCGCCATGCTGCTGCTGCTGGTCGTCCTGCTGGCCGGCTGCTCGGAGCGGACGCTGGAGTCGCCGGTCACCCTCGAGGGCGATATCTTCGGCACCTACTACCAGGTGACCCTCGCCGACCCGATCACCGCCGAGCGCCGCGCCGCGTTGGAGGACGGCATCCTCGCCGAGCTCGAGAGCGTCGACGCGGCCATGTCCACCTACCGCGACGATGCCGAGCTGGTGGCCTTCAACCAGGCCCCGGTCGGCAAATGGCAGACACTCTCCGCGCCGCTGATCGAGGTGCTGTCGATCGCCCATCGAGTGGGCGAGGCCAGCGGCGGCGCCTTCGACGTCACCGTGGGCGGGCTGGTCAACCTGTGGAGCTTCGGCCCCGAGGCGCGGCCCCGAGAGGTGCCGGAAGACGCGCTGATCGAGCAACGGCTCGCCGAGGTCGGCATGGACACCCTGGAGATCGATGCGGACCAGCGGCGCGCGCGCCGCCTGAAGGACGTCTTCGTCGACCTCTCCGGGGTGGCCAAGGGCCATGCCACCGACCGGGTGGCGGCCTATCTGGCGGCACAGGGTATCGAGAATTACCTGGTCAACATCGGCGGCGAGCTCGCGGTGGCCGGTCACCGCGACGGCGAGGCCGATCCCTGGCGCATCGGCATCGAGGTGCCGCGGGATGGCCGGCCCCAGGCCCAGCATGTGCTGCCCCTCCACGCTACATCGGTGGCCACCTCCGGCGACTACCGCAACTATTTCGAAGAGGATGGCCACCGCTACTCGCATACCATTGACCCGCGCACCGGGCGCCCGATCCAGCATCGCCTGGCCTCGGTGACGGTCGTGGATGCCTCCAACGCCCGTGCCGACGCCTGGGCCACCGCCATGTCGGTGCTCGGCGAGGACGAGGGCATGGCCCTGGCCCGCGAGCACGACCTGGCCGTGCTGGTGCTGGTGCGCAACGAGGCCGGCGACGGCTGGATGAGCCTGGCCAGCCCGGCCTTCGCGGCGCGCTTCGGCCACGACAGGCTCGAGGAGATGGGCATCGAGGTGGCCGACGGGGCGGCCGGCAACGTGGCAGCCAGCGACGTGGCAGCCGAGGCCCCGGAAGCACTAGAATGA